AAGGAAAAATAATGAGCCAAGAAACAATTTTTACCAAGATAATTAATCGGGAAATTCCCGCCGATATCCTGTATGAAGATGATCTGGCCCTGGCATTTAAGGACATCAATCCGCAAGCCCCCTTTCATGTTCTGGTGATCCCAAAAACCCCGATTGCCACCATGAATGACATTAATGAAGAAAATGCACACCTGGTTGGGCATTTGTCTCTGGTAGCAGCTAAACTGGCTAAAGAGCATGGGTTTGCAGACAACGGCTATCGCGCAGTCATGAACTGCAATAACGATGGCGGTCAAACCGTCTATCACATTCATTTACATGTACTTGCCGGTAAAGAAATGGGCTGGCCACCATACCAGGATAAGAAAAAAGTGCTAAGCTAAATTATTCTTTGTTAAAGAATGTAATTTACTAACATATTAGCAAAAACATAATTAAAATTATAAAAGTCAAAGCCTTAGGTATTTAGCTAAGGCTTTAATTCGACAACAAGATCAGAAATGCCACAATATATAGCAGATCAATCTATTTATTGATGTGATTTCTAATACAAAAGGCCTGAGTCACGTGATAGCATTGCGTAATCAGACAGAATGAGAGTGTTTTCCACATGAGCAGTACTGCATTTTTATTGCTAGACAAAGAACCTATTAACACCATAGGCGTCAATGTATTACAACCTTTACTGAAAACTCAGGGGTTGGACGTAATCACTGGGACAGATATTTCAGAAGTACCAGAGAACACTCGTTTGCTCTTCATTGAAACAGCCGCTAACGACGCCTGGGGTCAGTTAAAAGAGCAGCTCGTCAACCTCAAAGTCAGCTGTGACATTGTTCTGTTCAATCTGGATGAAAACCCGGAGCTGGCCAATCGCGCCTTGCTCAGCGGTATCCGAGGTGTCTTTTACACCACGGATAATGCGGATGTGCTGATGAAAGGGATCCGTCTGCTGATGGAAGATCAGCTCTGGTATCGCCGCGAAATCATGTGTAATGCGCTAAACCGCATGTTGCAGTTTAACAAAGATGCACTACACAAGCTGACCGAAGGTGATATTGAGCCGGTGAAACTCACCAAGCGTGAAAAAGCCATTATTACCCTGATGAGTAAAGGCTCCAAAAACAAGGAAATTGCTGAAGACTTGAACATCAGCCCGCATACGGTGAAAACGCACCTTTACAGTGCATTCAGAAAAACGAAATGCCGTAACCGGATTGAATTATTGTCCTGGGCGCAACAAAATATCCCGGACGAGATCCGCTAACGGATTGCGCCACTGCGTGCGCCACTGCAACAGTGCCAAATTAACAACGGCGCTGTTGCACGCTTTACACCACTTTACTGATTTCCTACTTCCTTTTATGCTAGCAAAGTCGATTTATTGCTAGGGCACACCATGCTGGATCCCAAAACTCTGTATGTCACCAGCGTCGTCATGACGGCCATGATGACACTTCTTAATTATCTGACATGGCGGGCCAACAAAGACACCCCCGGTACGGTGTTATACATTTTTTATCCTATGGTGTTGTTCGCCGGCATTATTGGCTTTGCGCTGCACAGCCATTTCCAGCAGTGGCAGACCATAGGGGTCGCCAACGGCCTGTTGTTTGCGGCATCCATGCTCCATTGCTGGGCGATCAGCCAGTTTCTTGGTGTCCGGGACAAAGCCTTTCAGTTTTATCTGATTGTCACCGGGATATTGTTTTGCGCCCTGGTCTATTTCAGTGCCGTCGCACCGGGGCTCAGACAGCGCATCCTGATCTCCGATCTCCAGCATATCGCCGAAGCATTGCTGCTGCTGTACTATTTTATCCGCTATGCCCATCCCTTGTATCCCAATGGCAGTATCGTCTATCTCATTGTGCTGAGCTTTATCCTGTGTGTGTTTACCGGCCGTACCTTATTAATGGGTGAGATCAACCATGCTAACCTCCTCGACAGCCCATGGTTTACCATCACGCTGTTTTTCAATGGTGTACTGGCCCCCATTTTTTACGCCACCGGGATGGCTATCCTGTGTAACGAGCGACGCGAACATAACCTCAATCGCCTGACTGAAAAAGCCCAGCAAGACCTGGAGATCCGCGGTTTGTTTCTGTCCACCGTCAGTCATGAGATCCGCACCCCCCTCAACGGGATACTGGGCAGTGCGCAACTGGTGCTTAACCGTATTGGAGATCAGGCCAGCAAAGCCTATTGCGAAGCCATTATTAATTCCGCCGAGTCCCTCAATTTGCTTATCGACAAGGTACTCGACTACGCCAGCCTGGAACAAAGCGACGAGGTACTGGCCGCCGAAGACATTGAATTTAAAAGCTGGCTGAACAACCTTTGTCTGCTGATGACCCCAATGGCCGAGCAGCGCGGGCTCACTTTTACCCTCGTATACGATATGCCCGAGCAGGTTTGCTATTACTGCGACCAGCAAAAACTGCGTCAGATCCTGCTTAATTTGGTGGGCAACGCCATCAAATTTACCGATCAAGGCGAGGTCAAGATCTGCGTCGAGCTGATCAAGGAAGGGAATATGGAACACCGGGTGCGTTTTAGCGTGATAGACACCGGCCCCGGTATTGAAGAAGAAGACATAGAAAAACTCACCGAGCCTTATGTTCAAAGCAGCGCTGGTAAAACCAAAGGCGGTACCGGTCTGGGCCTGGCTATCACGGCACGCCTGCTCGACAAAATGGGCAGTCAGCTGGAGATCATCAGCGAGCTGGATAAAGGCAGCTCCTTCAGCTTTGACTTAACCTTAACCGTCGGAGAACTCAGTCTGGTTGAAAAGCGCCACCATAATGTCGACTACGCCACCGGTCTGGATGTTCTGTTGGTTGAAGACTTAGACCTCAATCGCAAGATTGCCATCGAGTTTATGGCCATTGATGAACACAGAATAAAACTGGCCAACGATGGTCAAAGTGCCATTGAGCAACTCACTGAGCATGCCTTTGATGTGGTGCTGCTGGATATGAACCTGCCAGACTTAACGGGTCAGGAGGTACTCAAGCGCCTCAAAAATATAGAACATAAGAACCGACGCACGCCGTTTTTGGCCTTTACCGCCAGCCTCAGCCCGGAAGAAATCAA
The Pseudoalteromonas viridis DNA segment above includes these coding regions:
- a CDS encoding histidine triad nucleotide-binding protein, whose protein sequence is MSQETIFTKIINREIPADILYEDDLALAFKDINPQAPFHVLVIPKTPIATMNDINEENAHLVGHLSLVAAKLAKEHGFADNGYRAVMNCNNDGGQTVYHIHLHVLAGKEMGWPPYQDKKKVLS
- a CDS encoding helix-turn-helix transcriptional regulator codes for the protein MSSTAFLLLDKEPINTIGVNVLQPLLKTQGLDVITGTDISEVPENTRLLFIETAANDAWGQLKEQLVNLKVSCDIVLFNLDENPELANRALLSGIRGVFYTTDNADVLMKGIRLLMEDQLWYRREIMCNALNRMLQFNKDALHKLTEGDIEPVKLTKREKAIITLMSKGSKNKEIAEDLNISPHTVKTHLYSAFRKTKCRNRIELLSWAQQNIPDEIR
- a CDS encoding ATP-binding protein; its protein translation is MLDPKTLYVTSVVMTAMMTLLNYLTWRANKDTPGTVLYIFYPMVLFAGIIGFALHSHFQQWQTIGVANGLLFAASMLHCWAISQFLGVRDKAFQFYLIVTGILFCALVYFSAVAPGLRQRILISDLQHIAEALLLLYYFIRYAHPLYPNGSIVYLIVLSFILCVFTGRTLLMGEINHANLLDSPWFTITLFFNGVLAPIFYATGMAILCNERREHNLNRLTEKAQQDLEIRGLFLSTVSHEIRTPLNGILGSAQLVLNRIGDQASKAYCEAIINSAESLNLLIDKVLDYASLEQSDEVLAAEDIEFKSWLNNLCLLMTPMAEQRGLTFTLVYDMPEQVCYYCDQQKLRQILLNLVGNAIKFTDQGEVKICVELIKEGNMEHRVRFSVIDTGPGIEEEDIEKLTEPYVQSSAGKTKGGTGLGLAITARLLDKMGSQLEIISELDKGSSFSFDLTLTVGELSLVEKRHHNVDYATGLDVLLVEDLDLNRKIAIEFMAIDEHRIKLANDGQSAIEQLTEHAFDVVLLDMNLPDLTGQEVLKRLKNIEHKNRRTPFLAFTASLSPEEIKEYLALGIRDVVGKPIKQDKLRQAISNSQKAQTPDISVELSDTLYDESAVTSLSGFSEDEVSSIYNEFVLSARTKLRHIQQLLDEDDQQCIKLLHRQASTALQLGFNRYGLTLKKIERRLLDKKRCDEELADAMVLWQQSLEAYLQYVRHQTVG